From the genome of Staphylococcus haemolyticus, one region includes:
- a CDS encoding ferrated catecholamine ABC transporter substrate-binding lipoprotein SstD: protein MKKIILFLILSLALVLTACGKSSDSNNDTSKKIDNKDIVQIENNYKTRGEKKDKSDAKKIKETVDVPKNPKRAIVFDYGAVDVLKVFGVQDRIIGLPKGEKNAALPEFLSEFKDDKYINTGNLIQINFDKIAKAKPEVIYISGRTATVKNIDELKKAAPDAKIVYVGASEKNYINDMKSVTTKLGKIYGKEDKAKSLIEELDKKIADTKAKVEKLDKKTMYLLVNEGELSTFGPGGRFGDLIYDTLGFKPTDEHVKASPHGQNINNEYITSKNPDIILAMDRGQVVSGKSSAKQTLSNDVIKDVNAVKNGNVYELDPKLWYFSAGSTSTTIKQIDELNQILKKLK, encoded by the coding sequence ATGAAGAAAATAATTTTGTTTTTAATATTAAGTCTTGCTTTAGTCTTAACAGCGTGTGGTAAAAGCTCTGACAGTAACAATGATACTTCGAAGAAGATTGACAATAAAGACATCGTTCAAATTGAAAATAATTATAAGACAAGAGGCGAGAAAAAAGATAAAAGTGATGCCAAAAAAATTAAAGAAACTGTTGATGTGCCCAAGAATCCAAAACGTGCAATTGTCTTTGATTATGGTGCCGTCGATGTATTAAAAGTGTTTGGCGTTCAAGACCGCATTATTGGATTACCTAAAGGTGAAAAAAATGCTGCGTTACCTGAATTTCTTTCAGAATTCAAAGATGATAAATACATCAATACTGGTAATTTAATCCAAATTAATTTTGATAAAATAGCTAAAGCTAAACCAGAGGTCATTTATATTTCTGGAAGAACAGCAACAGTGAAGAATATAGATGAACTTAAAAAAGCTGCACCAGACGCTAAAATCGTTTATGTTGGTGCCAGTGAGAAAAACTATATAAATGATATGAAATCTGTAACAACTAAATTAGGAAAAATTTATGGTAAAGAAGATAAAGCTAAATCATTAATTGAAGAGTTGGATAAAAAAATAGCGGATACAAAAGCGAAAGTTGAAAAATTAGATAAGAAAACAATGTATCTTTTAGTTAACGAAGGCGAATTATCTACATTTGGACCAGGAGGTAGATTTGGAGATTTAATCTACGATACATTAGGATTTAAACCTACAGATGAGCATGTCAAAGCAAGTCCACATGGCCAAAATATTAATAATGAGTATATTACAAGTAAAAATCCTGATATTATCTTAGCAATGGATAGAGGACAAGTTGTAAGTGGCAAATCAAGTGCAAAACAAACGTTATCTAATGATGTAATTAAAGATGTAAATGCAGTTAAAAATGGTAATGTATACGAATTAGATCCTAAACTATGGTACTTTAGCGCTGGTTCAACTTCAACAACAATCAAACAAATTGATGAATTAAATCAAATCTTGAAAAAATTAAAATAA
- a CDS encoding ferrated catecholamine ABC transporter substrate-binding lipoprotein SstD, whose amino-acid sequence MKKTVLFLVLSLVLVLSACSNGSSSNDSGSKSDSKDSKETVKIKNNFEASGKERDGSDAKKVSNTVEVPKNPKNAVVLDYGALDVLKELGVADKVKGLPKGENNESLPDFLKEFKDDKYVNTGNLKEVNFDKVAAAKPEVIFISGRTANQKNLDEFKKAAPDAKIVYVGADEKNLVKDMKKNTENLGKIYDKEDKAKDINEDLDEKISEMKDETKKFNKTVMYLLVNEGELSTFGPKGRFGGLVFDILGFKPADENVSNSPHGQNVNNEYISKHNPDVILAMDRGEVVGGESTAKKVLSNNVIKDVKAVKNDKVYQLDPKLWYFASGSTTTTMKQIDELEEVVDK is encoded by the coding sequence ATGAAAAAAACAGTCTTATTTTTAGTATTATCTTTAGTATTAGTATTATCAGCTTGTAGTAATGGATCAAGTAGTAATGATTCAGGTTCTAAGAGTGACAGCAAAGATTCAAAAGAAACTGTGAAAATTAAAAATAATTTCGAAGCTTCAGGTAAAGAACGAGATGGTAGTGACGCTAAGAAAGTAAGCAATACTGTTGAAGTTCCTAAAAACCCTAAAAATGCAGTAGTCTTAGATTATGGTGCTTTAGATGTACTTAAAGAATTAGGTGTGGCTGATAAAGTTAAAGGTTTACCAAAAGGTGAAAACAACGAATCATTACCTGATTTCTTAAAAGAATTCAAAGATGATAAATATGTTAACACTGGAAATCTTAAAGAAGTTAATTTCGACAAAGTAGCTGCTGCTAAACCAGAAGTTATATTTATCTCAGGTAGAACAGCAAATCAGAAGAATTTAGATGAATTCAAAAAAGCTGCACCAGACGCTAAAATCGTTTACGTAGGTGCGGATGAGAAAAACTTAGTTAAAGACATGAAGAAAAACACTGAAAACTTAGGTAAAATTTACGACAAAGAAGATAAAGCCAAAGACATTAATGAAGACTTAGATGAAAAAATATCTGAAATGAAAGATGAAACTAAGAAGTTCAATAAAACTGTAATGTATTTATTAGTAAATGAAGGTGAATTATCAACATTTGGTCCTAAAGGTCGTTTTGGTGGCTTAGTATTTGATATATTAGGCTTTAAACCAGCAGATGAAAATGTTAGCAATAGTCCACATGGCCAAAACGTAAATAATGAATATATTAGCAAGCATAATCCAGATGTTATTTTAGCAATGGACCGTGGTGAAGTTGTAGGCGGAGAATCAACTGCTAAAAAAGTGTTAAGTAATAATGTTATTAAAGACGTTAAAGCAGTTAAAAATGATAAAGTATATCAATTAGATCCTAAATTATGGTACTTTGCTTCTGGTTCAACTACAACAACTATGAAACAAATTGATGAATTAGAAGAAGTAGTCGATAAATAA
- a CDS encoding ABC transporter ATP-binding protein, whose translation MIEIKNLDKAIQNKPILKNINVDIQKGRLTSLIGPNGAGKSTLLSAVSRLFEYEKGTIKIEGKAVVDYKNDDLAKKLSILKQTNHTEMNITVEQLVNFGRFPYSKGRMKKEDYEQVEYALDLLQLQSIRHRNIKTLSGGQRQRAYIAMTIAQDTDYILLDEPLNNLDMKHSVQIMQTLRRLCKDLNKTIVIVLHDINFASCYSDDIIALKNGEIVKADTKDNVIQAEILKQLYEMDVHIEEIRGQRICLYYDEDTFDSLL comes from the coding sequence TTGATTGAAATTAAAAATTTAGACAAAGCTATACAGAATAAGCCAATTTTAAAAAATATTAACGTCGACATTCAAAAAGGTAGATTAACATCGCTTATAGGACCTAATGGCGCGGGTAAAAGTACTTTACTGTCTGCTGTTAGTCGTCTGTTTGAGTATGAAAAGGGAACAATTAAGATTGAAGGTAAAGCTGTCGTAGATTATAAAAATGATGATTTAGCTAAAAAATTAAGTATTTTAAAGCAAACGAATCATACAGAAATGAATATAACAGTTGAGCAATTAGTTAATTTTGGTCGATTTCCATATTCAAAAGGTCGTATGAAGAAAGAAGATTATGAACAAGTTGAATATGCCTTAGACTTATTGCAACTCCAGAGCATTCGTCATCGAAATATAAAAACGTTATCTGGTGGTCAAAGACAACGTGCTTATATTGCAATGACAATTGCTCAAGATACAGATTATATATTATTAGATGAACCGTTAAACAACCTAGATATGAAACATTCTGTACAGATCATGCAGACGTTACGCCGCCTCTGCAAAGACTTAAATAAAACGATTGTCATTGTTCTACACGATATAAATTTTGCTTCATGCTATTCAGACGACATCATTGCACTGAAAAATGGTGAAATTGTCAAAGCAGATACAAAAGATAACGTTATACAAGCTGAGATTTTAAAACAATTATACGAGATGGATGTTCATATCGAAGAAATTAGAGGACAACGAATTTGTTTGTATTACGATGAAGACACTTTTGACTCACTTTTATAA
- a CDS encoding iron chelate uptake ABC transporter family permease subunit yields MQISSNKKIIILIIATICMAAFYLLVGLDFEIFQYQFQSRLRKLILILIVGGAIGASVVIFQAITTNRLLTPSIMGLDSVYLFVKVLPVFLVGTQAAVITNVYLNFFVTLIAMVLFSLLLFEGMFKLGHFSVYFILLVGVILGTFFRSITSFIQLIMDPESFLAVQSAMFASFEASNSRLVLVSTCLLLVLIIITVIMRPYLDVLLLGRAQAINLGVSYESMTRLLLILVALLVSISTALVGPVTFLGLLTVNLAHELMKTYEHKYILPATILISWISLFMAQWVVENLFEATTEFSLIIDLIGGSYFIYLLVKRRSAN; encoded by the coding sequence ATGCAAATTAGTTCTAACAAGAAAATCATCATATTAATTATTGCGACAATTTGCATGGCAGCATTTTACTTATTAGTAGGTTTAGACTTTGAAATTTTTCAATATCAATTTCAGAGTCGATTAAGAAAATTAATACTCATACTCATTGTTGGTGGTGCTATAGGGGCATCAGTTGTTATATTTCAAGCGATTACGACGAATCGATTATTAACACCATCAATCATGGGTCTCGACTCTGTTTATCTATTTGTAAAAGTGTTGCCAGTTTTTTTAGTTGGTACACAAGCTGCAGTGATTACAAATGTGTATTTAAACTTTTTTGTGACGTTAATTGCGATGGTCTTATTTTCATTATTGCTTTTTGAAGGCATGTTTAAATTAGGACATTTCTCAGTATATTTCATTTTACTTGTAGGAGTCATCTTAGGAACATTCTTCCGAAGCATTACTAGCTTTATTCAGTTAATCATGGATCCTGAGTCATTCTTAGCGGTTCAAAGTGCCATGTTTGCGAGTTTTGAAGCATCAAACTCACGGTTGGTATTAGTATCTACATGTTTATTGCTTGTCTTAATTATTATTACCGTGATAATGCGTCCATATTTAGATGTACTACTACTTGGAAGAGCACAAGCAATCAATTTAGGTGTTTCTTACGAGTCAATGACGCGCTTGCTACTCATATTAGTGGCACTATTAGTTTCTATTTCCACTGCTTTAGTTGGTCCTGTTACATTTTTAGGATTGTTAACTGTAAATTTAGCCCATGAATTAATGAAGACATATGAACATAAATATATATTGCCAGCGACGATATTAATTAGTTGGATTAGTTTATTTATGGCGCAATGGGTCGTTGAGAACTTATTTGAAGCTACAACAGAGTTTAGCTTAATCATTGATTTAATCGGTGGAAGTTACTTCATTTACTTACTTGTCAAAAGGAGAAGTGCAAATTGA
- a CDS encoding ABC transporter permease, whose translation MKFLFKGYVLLILLVCLTIVSLFVGVSQLSLSDIFHLSEEQQNILFSSRIPRTVSILLSGSSLALAGLIMQQMMQNKFVSPTTAGTMEWAKLGILISLIFFPKGHILIKLLFSVGLSLAGTYLFVKLINLIRVKEVIFVPLLGIMIGGIVSSFTTFIALRTNALQSIGNWMNGNFAIITSGRYEVLYLVVPLLIIAFIFANHFTIAGMGKDFSHNLGVSYEKIINIALFITAALTALVVVTVGTLPFLGLIVPNIISMYRGDHLKNALPHTLMLGSIFVLFADIIGRLIVYPYEINIGLTIGVFGTVIFLILLMKGRKHYAN comes from the coding sequence GTGAAGTTTTTATTTAAGGGTTATGTTTTACTTATTTTATTAGTTTGTTTAACTATAGTCTCCTTATTTGTTGGAGTGAGTCAGCTCTCTCTTTCAGATATTTTCCACTTAAGTGAAGAGCAACAAAATATTTTGTTCTCAAGTCGTATTCCACGGACGGTTAGTATCCTACTTTCAGGTAGTTCACTCGCGTTAGCAGGATTAATTATGCAACAGATGATGCAAAATAAATTTGTAAGTCCGACTACGGCAGGAACAATGGAGTGGGCCAAGTTAGGTATTTTGATTTCGCTTATCTTTTTTCCGAAAGGTCACATCCTAATCAAGTTGCTATTTTCAGTAGGATTGAGTTTAGCAGGGACATATTTATTTGTGAAGTTAATTAATTTGATTCGTGTTAAAGAAGTTATCTTCGTACCATTATTAGGAATTATGATCGGTGGTATTGTATCTAGCTTTACTACTTTTATTGCGTTAAGAACCAATGCATTGCAAAGTATTGGCAACTGGATGAATGGTAACTTTGCAATTATCACAAGCGGACGTTATGAAGTGCTTTATCTTGTAGTTCCATTACTCATTATCGCTTTTATTTTTGCGAATCATTTTACGATTGCTGGTATGGGGAAAGACTTTAGTCATAATTTGGGAGTAAGTTATGAAAAAATTATAAACATTGCATTATTTATTACAGCAGCATTGACGGCTTTAGTTGTTGTTACTGTAGGTACTTTGCCATTTTTAGGTCTCATTGTACCTAATATTATTTCAATGTATAGAGGCGACCATTTGAAAAATGCACTTCCACATACGTTGATGTTAGGGTCAATATTTGTATTATTCGCTGATATCATCGGTAGATTAATCGTTTATCCTTATGAGATTAATATAGGATTAACGATAGGTGTATTTGGGACAGTGATATTCCTAATCTTACTAATGAAAGGTAGAAAGCATTATGCAAATTAG
- the nrdF gene encoding class 1b ribonucleoside-diphosphate reductase subunit beta has product MKAVNWNTQEDMTNMFWRQNISQMWVETEFKVSKDIASWKTLTEDEKNTFKRALAGLTGLDTHQADDGMPLIMLHTTDLRKKAVYSFMAMMEQIHAKSYSHIFTTLLPSSETNYLLDTWVIEEPHLKYKSDKIIENYHKLWGKEASIYDQYIARVSSVFLETFLFYSGFYYPLYLAGQGKMTTSGEIIRKILLDESIHGVFTGLDAQSLRNELSENEKQKADKEMYKLLEDLYANEVSYTHMLYDDIGLSEDVLNYVQYNGNKALSNLGFEPYFEEKEFNPIIENALDTTTKNHDFFSVKGDGYTLALNVEALQDEDFIFDN; this is encoded by the coding sequence ATGAAGGCCGTCAATTGGAATACCCAAGAAGATATGACGAATATGTTTTGGCGTCAAAATATTTCTCAAATGTGGGTAGAAACAGAATTTAAAGTATCAAAAGATATTGCAAGTTGGAAGACACTAACTGAAGACGAGAAGAATACATTCAAACGTGCGTTAGCAGGATTAACAGGGTTGGATACACATCAAGCAGATGATGGTATGCCGTTGATTATGTTACACACAACAGACTTACGTAAAAAAGCAGTGTATTCATTTATGGCAATGATGGAACAAATTCATGCGAAAAGTTATTCACATATATTTACAACTTTACTTCCATCTAGTGAAACAAACTATTTACTAGATACTTGGGTAATAGAAGAGCCTCATTTAAAATATAAATCTGATAAAATTATTGAAAACTATCACAAATTGTGGGGCAAAGAAGCCTCTATATATGATCAATATATTGCAAGGGTATCAAGTGTATTTTTAGAAACCTTCTTATTCTACTCTGGTTTCTATTATCCTTTATATTTAGCTGGACAAGGTAAAATGACTACTTCTGGTGAAATCATTAGAAAGATTTTACTAGACGAATCGATCCATGGTGTGTTTACAGGATTAGATGCTCAAAGTTTACGTAACGAACTATCTGAAAATGAAAAACAAAAAGCAGATAAAGAGATGTATAAATTATTAGAAGATTTATACGCTAATGAAGTATCTTATACACATATGTTATACGATGATATCGGCTTAAGTGAAGATGTATTGAACTATGTACAATACAATGGAAACAAAGCATTATCTAACTTAGGCTTTGAACCATACTTTGAAGAAAAAGAATTTAATCCTATCATTGAAAATGCATTAGATACTACAACTAAAAACCATGATTTCTTCTCAGTTAAAGGTGACGGATACACATTGGCATTAAATGTAGAAGCCTTACAAGACGAAGATTTCATTTTTGATAATTAA
- the nrdE gene encoding class 1b ribonucleoside-diphosphate reductase subunit alpha codes for MKIMNEKKYNHIELNNEVTKRKDNGFFNLEKDQEALAVYLEEIHDKTIYFDSEIERLHYLVDNNFYFNVFDKYSEEDLVEITEFAKSINFEFASYMSASKFYKDYALKTNDKSQYLEDYNQHVAIVALYLADGNKQQAKQFILAMVEQRYQPATPTFLNAGRARRGELVSCFLLEVDDSLNSINFIDSTAKQLSKIGGGVAINLSKLRARGEAIKGIKGVAKGVLPVAKALEGGFSYADQLGQRPGAGAVYLNIFHYDVEEFLDTKKVNADEDLRLSTISTGLIVPSKFFDLAKEGKDFYMFAPHTVKQEYGVTLDDIDLEKYYDDMVANPNIVKKKKDAREMLNMIAQTQLQSGYPYLMFKDNANKVHANSNIGQIKMSNLCTEIFQLQETSVINDYGIEDEIKRDISCNLGSLNIVNVMETGKIKDSVHTGMDALTVVSDEANIQNAPGVRKANSELHSVGLGVMNLHGYLAKNKIGYESEEAKDFANTFFMMMNYYSIERSMEIAKERGEVYQDFEQSDYASGKYFEFYTSQEFEPKFEKVKRLFDHIDIPTAKDWKALQEQVQQHGLYHAYRLAIAPTQSISYVQNATSSVMPIVDQIERRTYGNAETFYPMPFLSPETMWYYKSAFNTDQMKLIDLIATIQTHVDQGISTILYVNSEISTRELSRLYVYAHHKGLKSLYYTRNKLLSVEECTSCAI; via the coding sequence ATGAAAATTATGAACGAGAAAAAGTACAATCATATTGAACTAAATAATGAAGTTACGAAACGTAAAGACAATGGTTTCTTTAACTTGGAGAAAGATCAAGAAGCATTAGCGGTTTATCTAGAAGAAATCCATGACAAAACAATTTATTTTGACAGTGAGATTGAACGTTTACACTATCTAGTAGATAATAATTTTTATTTTAATGTCTTTGACAAATATAGCGAAGAAGATTTAGTTGAAATCACTGAATTCGCCAAATCTATCAACTTTGAATTTGCAAGCTATATGTCTGCTAGTAAGTTTTATAAAGATTATGCGCTAAAAACTAATGATAAATCACAATATCTAGAGGATTATAATCAACATGTCGCAATCGTTGCACTATATTTAGCGGATGGTAATAAGCAGCAAGCGAAACAATTTATCTTAGCAATGGTCGAACAACGTTATCAACCTGCAACACCAACTTTCTTGAATGCTGGTCGCGCACGTCGTGGTGAATTAGTATCATGTTTCTTACTAGAGGTAGATGATAGTTTGAACTCTATCAATTTCATTGATTCTACTGCCAAGCAATTAAGTAAAATTGGTGGTGGTGTAGCAATAAATCTTTCTAAATTACGTGCTCGTGGTGAAGCTATCAAAGGTATTAAAGGTGTAGCCAAAGGTGTGCTACCAGTTGCCAAAGCATTAGAAGGCGGATTTAGCTATGCTGATCAACTAGGCCAACGTCCAGGTGCAGGTGCAGTATATTTGAATATCTTCCATTATGATGTAGAAGAGTTCTTAGACACTAAAAAGGTAAATGCTGATGAAGACTTACGTTTATCAACAATTTCTACTGGTCTTATAGTGCCATCTAAATTCTTTGATTTAGCAAAAGAAGGCAAAGATTTCTATATGTTTGCACCACATACGGTTAAACAAGAATATGGTGTAACATTAGATGATATTGATTTAGAAAAGTACTATGACGACATGGTTGCAAACCCAAATATCGTTAAGAAGAAAAAAGACGCAAGAGAAATGTTGAATATGATTGCGCAAACACAATTACAATCAGGTTACCCATACTTAATGTTTAAAGATAATGCTAACAAAGTTCATGCCAATTCAAATATTGGTCAAATTAAAATGAGTAATTTATGTACAGAAATCTTCCAATTACAAGAGACATCAGTGATTAATGATTATGGTATTGAAGACGAAATTAAACGCGACATATCATGTAATTTAGGTTCATTAAACATTGTAAATGTGATGGAAACAGGTAAAATTAAAGATTCTGTTCACACAGGTATGGATGCATTAACAGTAGTTAGTGATGAAGCAAATATTCAAAATGCACCAGGCGTGAGAAAAGCTAACAGTGAGTTACACTCTGTCGGTCTTGGCGTAATGAACTTACACGGCTATTTAGCTAAAAATAAAATAGGATATGAATCAGAGGAAGCTAAAGACTTTGCAAATACTTTCTTCATGATGATGAACTATTATTCAATAGAACGTTCAATGGAAATTGCGAAAGAACGTGGGGAAGTATACCAAGACTTTGAACAATCAGATTATGCTAGTGGTAAATACTTTGAGTTTTATACTTCTCAAGAATTTGAACCTAAATTTGAGAAAGTGAAACGACTATTTGATCATATTGATATTCCAACTGCTAAAGATTGGAAAGCATTACAAGAACAAGTTCAACAACATGGTTTATATCATGCATATAGACTTGCAATTGCACCTACACAAAGTATTTCATATGTACAAAATGCAACAAGTTCAGTTATGCCAATTGTTGATCAAATTGAACGTCGTACTTATGGTAATGCTGAAACATTTTATCCAATGCCATTCTTGTCTCCTGAAACAATGTGGTATTATAAATCAGCATTCAATACTGACCAAATGAAATTAATAGATTTAATCGCTACGATTCAAACACACGTGGACCAAGGTATTTCAACAATTTTATATGTGAATTCTGAAATTTCAACACGTGAATTATCAAGATTATATGTTTATGCTCACCATAAAGGGCTTAAATCGCTATATTATACTCGTAATAAATTATTGAGTGTAGAAGAATGTACAAGCTGTGCTATCTAA
- the nrdI gene encoding class Ib ribonucleoside-diphosphate reductase assembly flavoprotein NrdI: MKVVYFSFSGNVRRFIKRSEISDVMEITKDNCTDPFEEPYILVTGTIGFGEVPKEVQSFLEINHHNLRAVAASGNRNWGQNFAKAGRTISEEYHVPLLMKFEVQGSNKDVIEFKNKVGHFNENYEREKVQSY, translated from the coding sequence ATGAAAGTAGTTTATTTTTCTTTTTCAGGTAATGTAAGAAGATTTATTAAACGAAGTGAAATTTCAGATGTAATGGAAATTACTAAGGATAATTGTACAGATCCATTTGAAGAACCTTATATTTTAGTTACGGGAACAATTGGATTTGGTGAAGTGCCTAAAGAAGTACAATCGTTTTTAGAAATTAATCATCATAATTTACGCGCTGTTGCAGCAAGTGGTAACCGTAACTGGGGACAAAACTTTGCGAAAGCGGGTAGAACAATTTCCGAAGAATATCATGTACCTTTATTAATGAAATTTGAAGTACAAGGTTCTAATAAAGATGTTATTGAATTTAAAAATAAGGTGGGGCATTTCAATGAAAATTATGAACGAGAAAAAGTACAATCATATTGA
- a CDS encoding DMT family transporter: protein MNPKVKGIIAILISAVGFSFMSVFFRLAGDLPVFQKSLARNFVAMFIPLFFIFKYKQPMFGKLSSQPLLISRSTLGLIGVLLNIYAIDHMVLSDADTLMKLNPFWTILLSLIFLNEKVRKYQIIAMIVAILGMLFIVKPEFSSTMITSLAGLFSGIFAASAYTCVRALSTREAPYTIVFYFSLFSVVVLIPFSIATYEPMTTIQMVYLLGAGLSAAVGQIGITLAYSFAPAKDISIFTYASIIFTAIFGFILFGETPDFYALIGYVIIIGASYYMFEKARRQTDITKQQSNTKE from the coding sequence TTGAATCCAAAAGTTAAAGGTATTATTGCAATTTTAATTTCAGCTGTCGGTTTTAGTTTTATGTCAGTCTTTTTTAGACTCGCCGGAGATCTACCTGTATTTCAAAAATCCCTAGCTCGAAATTTTGTTGCAATGTTCATACCATTATTCTTCATATTTAAATATAAGCAACCTATGTTTGGGAAATTAAGTAGCCAACCTCTTTTAATTTCCCGATCTACACTAGGCCTTATAGGTGTCCTATTAAATATATACGCTATAGATCATATGGTGTTAAGCGATGCGGATACACTGATGAAACTCAACCCTTTTTGGACGATTTTACTCAGTTTAATTTTTCTTAATGAGAAAGTTCGAAAATATCAAATCATTGCTATGATTGTAGCAATCTTAGGTATGTTATTTATCGTTAAACCAGAGTTTTCTTCAACAATGATTACTTCTTTAGCTGGATTATTTTCTGGTATTTTTGCTGCCTCTGCATACACATGTGTTCGTGCATTAAGTACCAGAGAAGCACCATATACTATTGTTTTTTATTTTTCATTATTTTCAGTTGTCGTTTTAATACCGTTTTCAATCGCAACTTATGAGCCAATGACGACAATACAAATGGTTTATCTTTTAGGGGCAGGTCTTTCTGCTGCAGTTGGCCAAATTGGTATAACACTAGCCTATAGTTTTGCACCTGCAAAAGATATTTCTATCTTTACGTATGCTTCAATCATTTTCACGGCTATATTCGGATTTATTTTATTCGGTGAAACACCTGATTTCTATGCCCTTATCGGTTATGTCATTATTATTGGTGCAAGCTATTATATGTTCGAAAAGGCACGACGACAAACCGATATAACTAAACAACAATCT